From Streptomyces fungicidicus, one genomic window encodes:
- a CDS encoding SGNH/GDSL hydrolase family protein, producing MPKHALRNVMATSLALTGALALGLPGGAAHASSSLDYVALGDSYSAGSGVLPVDTSNLLCLRSTANYPHVIAARTGARLKDVTCGAAQTKDFTSSQYPGVGPQVNALSTDTDLVTLTIGGNDNGTFINALTACGTAGALSGGKGSPCKDKHGTSFTDQIETNTYPALKSALRTVRAKAPNARVAVLGYPWITPPEADPSCFVKLPVATGDVPYLRDIQAHLNSAVQRASDETGATYVDFAQVSEGHDACKAEGTRWIEPLLFGSSLVPVHPNALGERRMAEHTMSVLGLS from the coding sequence ATGCCGAAGCACGCACTCCGGAATGTCATGGCCACATCACTCGCACTCACGGGTGCGCTCGCCCTCGGTCTCCCGGGCGGCGCCGCCCACGCCTCCTCGTCGCTCGACTACGTCGCCCTCGGCGACAGTTACAGCGCCGGGTCGGGCGTGCTGCCCGTGGACACCAGCAACCTGCTGTGCCTGCGCTCCACCGCGAACTACCCGCATGTGATCGCCGCACGGACGGGCGCCCGCCTGAAGGACGTGACCTGCGGCGCCGCCCAGACGAAGGACTTCACCTCGTCGCAGTACCCCGGGGTCGGGCCCCAGGTGAACGCGCTCAGCACGGACACTGACCTGGTGACGCTGACGATCGGCGGCAACGACAACGGCACCTTCATCAACGCCCTGACCGCCTGCGGCACCGCGGGCGCCCTCAGCGGCGGCAAGGGCAGCCCCTGCAAGGACAAGCACGGCACCTCCTTCACCGACCAGATCGAGACGAACACCTATCCCGCGCTGAAGAGCGCCCTGCGGACCGTACGCGCCAAGGCACCCAACGCCCGTGTGGCGGTCCTGGGTTACCCGTGGATCACGCCGCCCGAGGCCGACCCGTCCTGCTTCGTGAAGCTGCCGGTGGCCACCGGCGACGTGCCCTACCTGCGTGACATACAGGCACACCTGAACTCGGCGGTCCAGCGTGCCAGCGACGAGACCGGAGCCACCTACGTGGACTTCGCCCAGGTCTCCGAGGGTCACGACGCGTGCAAGGCCGAGGGCACCCGCTGGATCGAGCCCCTGCTCTTCGGCAGCAGCCTCGTCCCGGTCCATCCCAACGCCCTCGGGGAACGGCGCATGGCCGAGCACACCATGAGCGTCCTCGGCCTGAGCTGA
- a CDS encoding Cmx/CmrA family chloramphenicol efflux MFS transporter: MPLPLYLLALAVFAMGTSEFMLVGLLPDIAGEFDVTVGTAGLLTSAFAIGMIVGAPLVAALARDWPRRSSLLTFVLAFAAAHAVGAVTSSFPVLFATRVVAALANAGFLAVALTAAATLVPPDRKGRALAVLLSGTTTATIAGVPGGSMLGTLLGWRATFWAVAALCLPAALGILKGMPTGRVKDVATGGPALRTELAQLTRPRLILVMLLGALINAATFASFTFLAPVVTGTAGLDAWWISVVLVLFGVGSFVGVTVAGRLSDRRPGLVVAVGGPLLLLGWPALAVLAVEPVALFVLVFVQGALSFALGSTLITRVLYEAAGAPTMAGSYATAALNVGAAAGPLIAAATLDTAAGNLGPLWTSGLLVAVGLLIMCPLRTVITAGRSVDVVE; the protein is encoded by the coding sequence ATGCCCCTCCCGCTGTACCTTCTTGCCCTGGCGGTCTTCGCCATGGGCACCTCGGAGTTCATGCTCGTCGGCCTGCTGCCGGACATCGCCGGGGAGTTCGACGTCACCGTCGGGACGGCAGGCCTGCTCACCTCGGCCTTCGCGATCGGCATGATCGTCGGCGCCCCGCTGGTGGCCGCGCTCGCCCGCGACTGGCCCAGGCGCTCCAGCCTGCTGACGTTCGTCCTCGCTTTCGCGGCGGCCCACGCCGTGGGTGCCGTCACCTCCTCCTTCCCGGTCCTGTTCGCCACCCGGGTCGTCGCCGCGCTCGCGAACGCCGGGTTCCTTGCCGTCGCTCTGACGGCTGCCGCCACGCTGGTCCCGCCCGACAGGAAGGGACGTGCGCTGGCCGTGCTGCTGTCAGGCACGACGACAGCCACGATCGCAGGTGTCCCCGGTGGGTCGATGCTCGGCACGTTGCTCGGCTGGCGGGCCACCTTCTGGGCTGTCGCCGCTCTCTGCCTGCCCGCGGCTCTCGGCATCCTGAAGGGGATGCCCACGGGGCGCGTGAAAGACGTGGCGACTGGCGGGCCGGCCTTGCGGACGGAGCTCGCCCAGCTCACCAGGCCACGGTTGATCCTGGTGATGCTGCTCGGCGCGCTGATCAACGCTGCGACGTTCGCGAGCTTCACCTTCCTCGCCCCCGTGGTGACCGGTACCGCCGGGCTGGACGCATGGTGGATCTCTGTCGTTCTGGTGCTCTTCGGTGTCGGCTCCTTCGTCGGCGTCACCGTCGCAGGTCGGCTGTCCGACCGGCGTCCCGGTCTGGTCGTCGCAGTCGGCGGCCCGTTGCTGCTCCTCGGCTGGCCGGCCCTGGCGGTGCTCGCCGTCGAGCCGGTCGCCCTGTTCGTCCTCGTGTTCGTGCAGGGCGCGCTGTCGTTCGCGCTGGGCAGCACGCTGATCACGCGGGTCCTCTACGAGGCAGCGGGAGCCCCGACCATGGCCGGCTCGTATGCGACCGCGGCCCTCAACGTCGGCGCCGCCGCCGGCCCCCTCATCGCCGCGGCCACCCTCGACACCGCGGCCGGGAACCTCGGACCGCTGTGGACCAGCGGGCTCCTCGTCGCGGTCGGGCTGCTCATCATGTGTCCCCTCCGCACTGTGATCACGGCCGGCCGAAGCGTCGATGTGGTCGAGTGA